The Falco peregrinus isolate bFalPer1 chromosome 1, bFalPer1.pri, whole genome shotgun sequence genome has a window encoding:
- the LOC101914992 gene encoding glutathione S-transferase omega-1 — MAGEHSRSLGKGSAAPGPVPEGVIRLYSMRFCPFAQRARLVLRAKGISYEVININLKNKPDWFFEKNPFGLVPVLETSKGQLIYESPITCEYLDEAFPGKKLMPSDPYERAFQKMLLEHFSKITPIVFKYFVAVKDGQDATALKAEIAEKFGKLEEILSKRNTVFYGGDSISMLDYMIWPWFERLEPFQLKDSLSHTPKLQRWMEAMKEDPAVKATMTDPQIFKDYLELYLKNSPEACDYGL, encoded by the exons ATGGCGGGCGAGCACTCTCGCAGCCTGGGCAAGG GTAgcgcggccccggggccggTGCCCGAGGGGGTGATCCGGCTGTACAGCATGCGGTTCTGCCCCTTCGCCCAGAGGGCGCGTCTCGTCCTCCGCGCCAAGGGCATCAG ctATGAAGTAATCAACATCAATCTGAAGAACAAACCTGACTGGTTCTTTGAGAAGAATCCCTTTGGGCTGGTTCCTGTTCTGGAGACCAGCAAGGGCCAGCTGATTTATGAGTCGCCAATCACTTGCGAATATTTGGATGAAGCATTTCCAGGGAAGAAGCTGATGCCTTCGGACCCGTATGAGCGAGCCTTTCAGAAGATGCTCTTGGAACATTTCTCAAAG ATAACGCCCATagttttcaagtattttgtgGCAGTCAAAGATGGTCAGGATGCCACGGCACTGAAAGCAGAGATTGCTGAAAAGTTTGGCAAACTTGAAGAG ATTCTGTCCAAACGCAACACTGTGTTTTATGGTGGGGACTCAATCTCCATGCTTGACTACATGATCTGGCCATGGTTTGAACGTCTGGAACCATTCCAGCTGAAGGA CTCTTTGAGTCACACCCCCAAGCTCCAACGCTGGATGGAGGCCATGAAGGAGGACCCTGCTGTCAAGGCTACAATGACTGACCCACAGATATTCAAGGATTACCTTGAGCTCTATCTGAAGAACAGCCCTGAGGCATGTGATTATGGGCTCTGA